The following proteins come from a genomic window of Rubinisphaera margarita:
- a CDS encoding zinc-dependent metalloprotease codes for MDLNLTTRRRTVSRLLLLFGMLLCITAMPQPAAAKEYPAWEEVTKGATRLSGLFPLYYNEEEQQLFIEISKAQYDTEFILPISIARGAGLMYLGGDTLNFGDQWLVTFRRSADRVHLIRRNVRFKANPGSPQADAVETSYTDSVIKALPIKSEKSNGQSVLIDAADLFMFDLAGIGVNPDRSRSTWFKVTAFPENIQIQVAAVFASSHSYTTVYGADSAVPDPRGTQIVLDYGLSKLPSSSYKPRLADDRIGYFLSTINDFTKDVDESPKVKLINRWHLEKENASAEMSPPKEPIIFWIEKSVPRSYRPYVREGILEWNKAFEKIGFIDAIQCRDQQDSDNFAPEDIRYNTFRWITTSASFAMGPSRVNPKTGQILDADIVFDESMVRYHRTDYVRNVGIPQGLDLLAKGERQLFLKMFAAEVPEIEGRQKEYDELLKQYHKLIEEHPEHAYSQQFPRQPAWMNAKGGCNCCMMGPGIQRQLGLMSTVMAVHGAAPGGKVPEQFIGQAIKEVVMHEIGHTLGLRHNFEASTMLSLEEINKPEVTNKQGMIASVMDYAPANFSLDPKTQGDYFTTTIGPYDYLAIEYGYKPISGDEKEELAKIAAKMSEQGLKYSTDEDMAHNPDPRINLFDLGDPVDYSAQRIAFMKKSIEGMVDRVVEEGESYKRARETFTLLLGEIAQATQLAAQYIGGEYTSRDHKGDPNARPPMEPIPLEKQQQALDLLSKEIFSDKAFNFSPELLRVLSPERLSDDYSSNGDFVYPIYDRVLSIQRMALSTMLANNTLRNVQQIEMHAKADQKVLTLPIIFETLTGSIWTEVPAEVDPNKPVQISTIRRNLQREYVRQLSGIVLNQTPVPADARALARLHLQDLFDRLDKLEEANAKLDAYARAHTRELRDQIEKVLNAELASNRP; via the coding sequence ATGGATTTGAATCTCACGACACGTCGGCGCACCGTTTCGCGCCTGCTTCTACTTTTCGGGATGCTGCTCTGCATCACCGCGATGCCTCAACCGGCGGCGGCCAAGGAATATCCCGCCTGGGAGGAAGTGACCAAGGGAGCGACACGGCTCAGCGGCCTGTTTCCCCTCTACTACAACGAAGAGGAGCAACAGCTCTTCATCGAAATCAGCAAGGCTCAGTACGACACCGAATTCATTCTGCCAATTTCGATTGCTCGCGGTGCCGGTCTGATGTACCTCGGCGGCGACACGCTCAACTTTGGCGATCAGTGGCTTGTGACTTTCCGCCGCAGTGCTGACCGCGTTCATCTCATTCGCCGCAACGTCCGCTTCAAAGCCAATCCCGGCTCGCCGCAAGCCGATGCCGTTGAAACCTCTTACACCGACAGCGTCATTAAGGCGCTGCCGATCAAGAGTGAGAAAAGCAACGGCCAGAGCGTGCTGATTGATGCAGCCGATCTGTTCATGTTCGATCTGGCTGGCATCGGCGTGAATCCCGATCGCAGCCGGAGCACCTGGTTCAAGGTGACCGCGTTCCCTGAGAATATCCAGATTCAGGTCGCCGCCGTCTTCGCTTCGAGTCACAGCTACACCACGGTCTATGGAGCTGACTCAGCTGTGCCCGATCCCCGTGGAACCCAGATCGTTCTCGACTACGGACTTTCGAAACTGCCGAGTTCGAGCTACAAGCCCCGGCTGGCAGATGACCGCATCGGCTACTTCCTGAGCACGATCAACGATTTTACCAAGGACGTTGATGAGTCTCCCAAGGTGAAACTGATTAACCGCTGGCATCTGGAGAAGGAAAACGCCTCGGCTGAGATGTCTCCGCCGAAGGAGCCGATCATCTTCTGGATCGAAAAGTCGGTTCCCCGGTCTTACCGCCCGTATGTTCGCGAAGGGATTCTGGAGTGGAACAAGGCCTTTGAGAAGATTGGCTTCATCGACGCCATTCAGTGTCGCGATCAGCAGGACAGCGACAACTTTGCCCCGGAAGACATTCGCTACAACACGTTCCGCTGGATCACGACTTCGGCCAGCTTTGCGATGGGGCCGAGCCGGGTGAATCCGAAGACCGGCCAGATTCTCGATGCCGATATCGTTTTCGATGAAAGCATGGTGCGTTATCACCGGACCGATTACGTTCGCAACGTCGGCATTCCCCAGGGACTCGACCTGCTCGCCAAAGGAGAACGCCAGTTGTTCCTGAAGATGTTCGCCGCGGAAGTGCCGGAGATTGAAGGACGCCAGAAGGAATACGACGAACTGCTCAAGCAGTATCACAAGCTGATTGAAGAACACCCTGAGCACGCCTACAGCCAGCAGTTTCCGCGTCAACCGGCGTGGATGAATGCCAAAGGCGGATGCAATTGCTGTATGATGGGCCCGGGGATTCAGCGTCAACTCGGGTTGATGTCGACGGTTATGGCCGTGCACGGAGCCGCTCCCGGTGGCAAGGTGCCCGAACAGTTCATTGGGCAGGCGATCAAAGAGGTCGTGATGCACGAGATCGGCCACACGCTCGGTCTGCGTCACAACTTCGAAGCCAGCACGATGCTGTCGCTCGAGGAGATCAATAAGCCGGAAGTGACCAACAAGCAGGGCATGATTGCTTCAGTGATGGACTACGCTCCGGCGAACTTCTCGCTCGATCCGAAGACGCAGGGCGATTACTTCACCACGACGATCGGCCCGTATGACTACCTGGCGATCGAGTACGGCTACAAGCCGATCTCAGGCGACGAAAAGGAAGAGCTCGCCAAGATCGCCGCCAAGATGTCCGAACAGGGGCTGAAGTACTCGACCGACGAGGATATGGCCCATAACCCCGACCCCCGCATCAATCTGTTCGACCTGGGTGATCCGGTTGACTATTCGGCACAGCGGATCGCCTTCATGAAGAAGTCGATCGAAGGCATGGTCGATCGCGTGGTCGAAGAGGGCGAGAGCTACAAGCGGGCTCGCGAAACCTTCACTCTGCTGCTCGGCGAAATAGCTCAGGCGACTCAGCTGGCCGCTCAGTACATTGGCGGCGAGTACACGTCTCGCGATCACAAAGGTGATCCGAACGCCCGCCCGCCGATGGAGCCGATTCCGCTGGAAAAACAGCAGCAGGCCCTCGATCTGTTGAGCAAGGAAATTTTCTCGGACAAGGCCTTCAACTTCTCGCCGGAACTGTTGCGGGTTCTGTCGCCGGAACGTCTGTCTGACGACTACTCGTCCAACGGCGATTTCGTCTATCCGATTTACGATCGCGTGCTGAGCATTCAGCGGATGGCCCTGTCGACAATGCTCGCCAACAACACGCTGCGGAATGTCCAGCAGATCGAAATGCACGCAAAGGCCGACCAGAAGGTGCTCACGCTGCCGATCATCTTCGAGACGCTCACTGGTTCGATCTGGACCGAAGTCCCGGCTGAGGTCGACCCGAACAAACCGGTCCAGATCTCGACGATTCGCCGCAATCTGCAGCGCGAATACGTGCGACAGCTGTCGGGTATCGTGCTGAATCAGACGCCTGTTCCGGCGGATGCCCGCGCTCTGGCCCGATTGCATCTGCAGGATCTGTTCGATCGCCTCGACAAGCTGGAAGAAGCCAACGCGAAGCTCGACGCTTACGCCAGAGCCCACACCCGCGAACTCCGCGACCAGATCGAGAAAGTTCTGAACGCCGAACTGGCCAGCAACCGTCCGTAA
- a CDS encoding cation diffusion facilitator family transporter translates to MYDTAARYREATTAALIGLSVNLVLGIIKLIAGLVARSTALIADAVNSLGDALSSLAVVYGLRISQLPADDEHPYGHARAEGIAATTVAVVIIVSAAIVGWEALTRLGQLAPAVPWWAIAIAATNVVLKEGLFQFKVRVGRRTRSASIIANAWDHRSDALCSLAVLVGFVVVRVGGPSLGWADQVAAIIVSLGVIWSGIRLFRSSANELMDTQAESELLDQIRERAMSITGVEGVETLLVRKVGLEFFVDVHIEVNPSITVDYGHRIGHHVKDRLLTDFQELRDVLVHLEPHRAPDPGEHA, encoded by the coding sequence GTGTACGACACGGCTGCTCGATATCGGGAAGCGACCACAGCCGCGCTGATCGGTCTTTCAGTGAATCTGGTGCTGGGCATCATCAAGCTCATCGCCGGACTGGTGGCTCGATCGACGGCGCTGATCGCCGATGCCGTGAATTCGCTGGGGGACGCCCTGTCGTCGCTGGCCGTAGTTTACGGGCTGAGGATTTCGCAGCTTCCGGCGGATGACGAACATCCATACGGACACGCGCGAGCTGAGGGGATTGCCGCGACGACAGTCGCGGTGGTCATCATCGTCTCGGCGGCGATTGTCGGCTGGGAAGCTCTGACGCGACTGGGCCAGCTGGCTCCGGCCGTCCCGTGGTGGGCGATTGCCATTGCCGCGACGAACGTGGTGCTCAAAGAGGGTTTGTTCCAGTTCAAGGTCCGTGTCGGCCGCCGAACGAGATCGGCGTCCATCATCGCCAACGCCTGGGACCACCGCAGCGACGCCCTTTGTTCTCTGGCCGTGCTGGTCGGATTCGTGGTTGTCCGTGTCGGGGGGCCTTCTTTGGGCTGGGCCGACCAGGTGGCAGCGATTATCGTCTCGCTGGGAGTCATCTGGTCGGGGATTCGGCTGTTTCGCAGTAGTGCCAACGAGTTGATGGATACCCAGGCGGAATCGGAGCTTCTCGACCAGATTCGTGAACGGGCGATGAGCATTACGGGTGTGGAAGGGGTTGAAACGCTGCTTGTCCGCAAGGTGGGGCTGGAATTCTTCGTTGATGTTCATATCGAGGTCAATCCGTCGATTACGGTCGATTACGGACATCGGATCGGGCATCACGTGAAAGATCGGTTGCTGACGGACTTTCAGGAATTGCGGGACGTGCTGGTCCATCTGGAGCCGCATCGGGCTCCCGATCCGGGCGAGCATGCGTAA
- the rlmB gene encoding 23S rRNA (guanosine(2251)-2'-O)-methyltransferase RlmB — protein MKRKPKSRPAKPAKAAKPSKAAKAAKPVKPASSAPPVIDQLLELKNPHSVRAVLSVRPKDVTELRFYAEPKGLWNKIAEMADEANIPIRTLPPPADKKGRAPVKQERTGHAVAFVKPRQPVSLQSLLKMPDADESQSAPLWLALDSLQDPHNVGAIFRSAAFFGVRGILMTRSQSAPINATVHDIAAGGVEHVPFAIEANLNRALKLAKDAGLWILGTSEHAEGSVWEVDRRRPWLTVVGNEQKGLRRLTLEKCDHLCTIPGPGDVGSLNVSVATGIVLAALQQPF, from the coding sequence GTGAAGCGAAAGCCCAAGTCTCGTCCTGCCAAGCCCGCCAAAGCCGCCAAGCCTTCGAAGGCCGCTAAGGCGGCTAAGCCTGTCAAGCCTGCCTCTTCAGCTCCTCCGGTCATCGACCAGTTGCTTGAGTTGAAGAACCCGCACAGCGTTCGGGCTGTTCTTTCCGTTCGTCCCAAGGACGTGACCGAGCTCCGTTTCTACGCAGAGCCCAAGGGATTGTGGAACAAGATCGCCGAGATGGCTGATGAGGCGAACATCCCGATTCGCACGCTCCCGCCGCCCGCCGATAAAAAGGGTCGGGCTCCGGTGAAGCAGGAACGAACCGGTCACGCGGTCGCCTTCGTCAAGCCTCGACAGCCGGTCTCGCTGCAGTCGCTGCTGAAGATGCCGGACGCCGATGAATCGCAGTCCGCCCCACTCTGGCTGGCTCTCGATTCCCTGCAGGATCCGCACAATGTCGGAGCGATTTTCCGTTCGGCCGCGTTCTTCGGAGTCCGCGGGATTCTGATGACCCGCAGTCAGTCCGCCCCCATCAACGCTACGGTGCACGACATCGCAGCCGGCGGTGTGGAGCATGTCCCCTTCGCGATTGAAGCCAATCTCAACCGCGCGCTCAAACTGGCCAAGGACGCCGGACTGTGGATTCTCGGGACGTCGGAACATGCCGAGGGATCAGTTTGGGAGGTCGATCGACGTCGCCCCTGGCTGACTGTTGTGGGGAACGAACAGAAAGGGTTGCGCCGGCTTACGCTCGAGAAGTGCGACCACTTGTGCACAATTCCGGGGCCGGGCGATGTCGGGTCTCTCAACGTGTCGGTGGCGACCGGAATTGTCCTGGCTGCGCTGCAGCAGCCTTTCTGA
- a CDS encoding HEAT repeat domain-containing protein has protein sequence MTLCVLIPLFFAVSESGLLRAQSDGESGQGSQAPPADSPLAIEPQTNLELLETAVLMADFGRPELAKSYLKQILDANLSDDELLALRDEVGSVEIVRMARTETLQPESQQLLDQIAAASGRQAMNPERIDKILQDLAGSPREREIAISELQGLGLRAMPRLIQHLADPNTTQTRDQIVYLFSRMGREIIPALFAALNTENPLLKSAILGSLGVIGDEEDIKRLWYYAYSDAEQPAVRQAARVAISRILYGTPDKSAMLSSFGVKQDLIRAAEAYLAQKPNWNVNEDGTVDFWIWDQQSRTVVPISVSPRAANLRRAVVTSRQALSFSPEDLHAQALYLTALLAEEGYRVGPEEALPTGGGTPFNLALTSGVPVLERSYEIAMATGQPRAAETVLRALSLVGERNLLNSSIENPSPLIAALNAPHSGVQFAAAVAILELNPKQPFRQASRVVEILARGLSDDGVGKVLMIDPNVDRGRTLAAATRMPQDSVRTGKEGFIEASTRSDIKLIMTHINCIDWELSQTLANFRADARTAALPIVIYGPTFMEDDLALTIQRTSNTHYVIYTPKSTELDRQLEPFLVSQSETPLSPVLRRRRAAAAADWLATIARRNQTHLFDLTPAASSLSQALNSPELAVNCLTALGAIPTRDAQDIIVNVVLSRMEDLSSRIYATRVLSRHMQEYGVLLDDRDIADLKDAWEGEPDPEMQTALAVLVGSLQPNAPKVSERLERHVVPPAPAQN, from the coding sequence ATGACTTTATGTGTTCTGATTCCGCTGTTCTTCGCGGTGTCTGAAAGTGGTCTGTTACGCGCCCAGAGTGATGGGGAAAGCGGACAGGGCAGTCAGGCTCCGCCAGCCGATTCGCCATTGGCGATCGAGCCACAGACGAATCTGGAATTGCTGGAAACCGCTGTGCTGATGGCCGATTTCGGACGGCCGGAACTGGCGAAGTCGTATCTGAAGCAGATTCTCGACGCCAACCTGTCGGACGACGAGCTGCTGGCTCTCCGCGATGAAGTCGGCTCGGTCGAAATCGTGCGGATGGCTCGTACCGAGACTCTGCAGCCGGAATCTCAACAACTGCTCGATCAGATTGCAGCCGCGTCCGGTCGTCAGGCCATGAACCCGGAGCGGATCGACAAGATTCTGCAGGACCTGGCCGGTTCGCCTCGCGAACGGGAAATCGCCATTTCTGAGCTGCAGGGACTGGGACTGCGGGCGATGCCGCGGCTCATTCAGCATCTGGCCGATCCGAACACCACGCAGACCCGCGATCAGATTGTGTACCTGTTCTCCCGGATGGGCCGCGAAATCATCCCGGCTCTGTTTGCCGCCCTGAATACCGAGAATCCGCTGTTGAAGTCTGCGATTCTCGGAAGTCTGGGAGTGATCGGCGATGAAGAAGACATCAAGCGTCTCTGGTATTACGCCTACAGCGATGCTGAACAGCCCGCCGTGCGTCAGGCTGCCCGCGTCGCAATTTCACGGATTCTGTACGGCACCCCGGACAAGTCCGCGATGCTGTCGAGTTTCGGCGTGAAGCAGGATCTGATCCGCGCGGCGGAGGCATATCTTGCCCAGAAGCCGAACTGGAACGTCAATGAGGACGGAACGGTCGATTTCTGGATCTGGGATCAACAGTCCCGCACGGTCGTTCCGATCTCGGTTTCGCCACGAGCCGCGAATCTTCGCCGAGCCGTGGTGACGAGCCGGCAGGCTCTGTCGTTCTCGCCGGAAGACCTTCACGCTCAAGCCCTGTATCTGACCGCACTTTTAGCGGAAGAAGGCTATCGCGTTGGACCCGAGGAAGCCCTGCCGACCGGCGGTGGTACGCCGTTCAACCTGGCGTTGACGTCGGGTGTCCCCGTGCTTGAGCGGAGCTACGAAATAGCCATGGCAACGGGCCAGCCGCGAGCCGCCGAGACGGTGCTGCGAGCGCTGTCGCTGGTTGGCGAACGGAATCTGCTGAATTCTTCGATCGAAAATCCTTCTCCACTGATTGCCGCTCTGAATGCACCACATTCCGGCGTGCAGTTCGCGGCCGCCGTCGCGATTCTGGAACTGAATCCGAAGCAGCCATTCCGACAGGCGTCCCGCGTCGTCGAGATTCTGGCCCGCGGACTGAGCGACGATGGAGTCGGCAAAGTGCTGATGATCGATCCGAATGTCGACCGTGGTCGCACACTGGCCGCCGCCACCCGGATGCCTCAGGACAGCGTTCGCACGGGGAAAGAGGGCTTCATCGAAGCCAGTACCCGCAGTGATATCAAGCTGATCATGACCCACATCAACTGCATCGACTGGGAACTGTCGCAGACGCTGGCCAACTTCCGGGCCGATGCCCGCACGGCTGCGTTGCCGATCGTGATTTACGGTCCGACCTTCATGGAAGATGACCTGGCTCTGACGATTCAGCGGACATCGAACACGCATTATGTGATCTACACGCCGAAGTCGACGGAGCTGGATCGTCAGCTCGAACCGTTCCTCGTCTCGCAGAGCGAAACGCCACTTTCACCCGTGCTGCGACGTCGGCGGGCAGCAGCGGCTGCCGACTGGCTGGCGACAATTGCCCGACGCAACCAGACGCATCTGTTCGACCTGACCCCGGCGGCTTCGTCACTGAGTCAGGCTCTCAACTCGCCCGAACTGGCCGTCAACTGCCTGACGGCTCTGGGGGCCATTCCGACTCGCGATGCCCAGGACATTATTGTCAACGTGGTGTTGAGCCGGATGGAGGATCTTTCCAGCCGAATCTATGCGACGCGGGTTCTGTCGCGCCACATGCAGGAATACGGCGTTCTGCTCGATGATCGCGACATTGCCGATCTGAAGGATGCCTGGGAAGGCGAGCCTGATCCGGAAATGCAGACCGCTCTGGCCGTGCTGGTCGGATCGCTGCAGCCGAACGCTCCGAAAGTGAGCGAGCGACTCGAACGGCATGTCGTTCCGCCGGCTCCTGCTCAGAATTAG
- a CDS encoding DedA family protein gives MDEWITSIISTLGSWGIAALMFLENVFPPIPSELIMPLAGYTAGRGNLSLVLVIVAGSLGSVLGQFPLYYLGRKLGQDRLHRWADHKGKWLAVSGKDVDRAADWMQRHGPVAVFLCRMVPGIRSYISIPAGAGRMNLWVFTIYSALGITAWSTLLALLGYSLGSNYKMVQNIVGSIGPWVWGGLAVLFLAWIGWRMRGCFLQNDVDCSSNDNDTETNSTDR, from the coding sequence ATGGATGAATGGATCACGTCGATCATCAGCACGCTGGGCAGTTGGGGCATTGCGGCGCTGATGTTTCTGGAAAACGTCTTTCCGCCGATTCCGAGTGAGTTGATCATGCCGCTCGCCGGATACACGGCCGGGCGGGGGAATCTCTCGCTGGTGCTGGTGATTGTGGCCGGCTCGCTCGGTTCGGTGCTCGGACAGTTTCCGCTTTATTACCTGGGCCGAAAGCTGGGGCAGGATCGGCTGCATCGCTGGGCCGACCACAAAGGCAAGTGGCTGGCCGTCTCGGGGAAGGATGTCGACCGAGCCGCCGACTGGATGCAACGTCATGGCCCCGTCGCCGTGTTTCTCTGCCGGATGGTTCCCGGCATCCGATCCTACATCTCCATTCCCGCCGGAGCCGGGCGGATGAACCTCTGGGTCTTCACCATTTACAGCGCGCTCGGCATCACCGCCTGGAGTACCCTGCTGGCTCTGCTCGGCTATTCACTCGGCAGCAACTATAAGATGGTGCAGAACATCGTCGGCTCCATCGGGCCCTGGGTCTGGGGCGGACTGGCCGTTCTCTTCCTCGCCTGGATCGGCTGGCGAATGCGAGGCTGCTTCCTTCAGAACGATGTCGACTGCTCGTCGAACGACAACGACACAGAGACGAATTCGACCGATCGCTGA
- a CDS encoding transposase, translating to MSSSHRKRIKHYHEPGDLHELTFSTYQRLPLLRNSRWQSWLAESVTQSCRQNSCRLIAFVFMPEHVHLWGSLKIHISGSGRALAGFVRMES from the coding sequence ATGTCGTCGTCTCACCGCAAACGGATCAAGCATTACCACGAACCGGGCGATCTGCATGAGTTGACGTTCTCCACCTATCAACGTCTACCGCTCCTCAGGAATTCTCGCTGGCAATCGTGGCTGGCGGAAAGTGTGACGCAATCATGCCGCCAGAATTCCTGCCGGCTGATCGCTTTTGTCTTCATGCCCGAACACGTTCATCTATGGGGCTCGTTGAAGATCCACATCTCTGGAAGTGGTCGAGCGCTCGCTGGTTTCGTTCGAATGGAGAGCTAA
- a CDS encoding serine/threonine protein kinase: MSRIASTSRTHVSRLKSVAGSALTASLRVRKHLWLGPALTTIVVAAVGWWTMRSVETSVKANLASQLQSLLNADVAGLELWLTDQRSETMALGEDDRVRQPAIELAAIAEQADASRRTADLLTSEALGQLREHITPWMEAHRVSGFVLINPDSLILASDLDIGIGDASIASLFEDKLVPVFAGETILIPPFKSKLIHPDIDGTARVGVPVMYLVAPVRNDDGEPIAALGLRIRPEEEFTSILSVAHAGQSGETYAFNREGVMITNSRFDEQLKENGMLPDEEHVRSLLNIQIRDPGVNLMTGKRPAKRRSEQPLTQMVARAIEGDAGVDVNGYRDYRGVPVVGAWTWLPDYQIGMATEFDAAEAFGPLNSIRTAFGVLTGLLIVTTLGLCGLTYYASHLDLKVRQAAIESRQLGQYSLDEKLGEGGMGVVYRAHHQMLHRPTALKLLHAERTDEQALVRFEREVQLTSQLTHPNTIAIYDYGHTAEGVFYYVMEYLNGFSLDSLIQKHGPQAEGRVIYILRQLCDSLSEAHQLGMIHRDVKPANIMLTQYGGLHDFVKLLDFGLVKPRDADQNTTLAGSLTGTPLYLSPEAIRHEPLDARSDLYAVGAVGYFLLTGTTVFEGRSIVDVCNDHVKTTPEKPSARLGRTIDEDLERLILSCLEKQKADRPESAAVLEQELASCQSAGSWTRSSAKTWWQTNIGDGQSPAEASPSRTSPEATIIASPTDEGFLRSTS; the protein is encoded by the coding sequence ATGAGCCGAATTGCATCGACTTCGAGGACCCACGTCTCGCGGCTCAAGTCGGTGGCGGGCTCGGCGTTGACGGCGAGTCTGCGGGTGCGGAAACATCTCTGGCTCGGACCGGCCCTGACCACAATCGTGGTTGCAGCCGTCGGCTGGTGGACGATGCGATCGGTCGAGACCTCCGTCAAAGCCAATCTGGCCTCGCAGCTTCAGTCGCTGTTGAATGCCGACGTCGCGGGCCTCGAGTTGTGGCTGACCGATCAGCGATCGGAAACAATGGCACTCGGCGAAGATGATCGCGTCCGGCAGCCGGCCATCGAACTGGCCGCCATCGCGGAACAAGCCGACGCCTCCCGGCGGACCGCCGATCTGCTGACGTCTGAAGCGCTGGGCCAACTGCGCGAACACATCACGCCCTGGATGGAGGCCCATCGCGTCAGCGGTTTCGTGCTCATCAATCCCGACTCGTTGATTCTCGCCAGCGACCTCGACATTGGAATTGGCGACGCCTCGATCGCCAGCCTGTTCGAAGACAAGCTCGTTCCGGTCTTTGCGGGGGAAACGATTCTGATCCCTCCCTTCAAGAGCAAGCTGATTCACCCCGATATCGACGGCACCGCTCGCGTTGGGGTTCCAGTCATGTATCTTGTCGCCCCGGTTCGTAATGACGATGGCGAGCCGATCGCTGCTCTCGGCTTGCGAATCCGGCCGGAAGAGGAGTTCACTTCAATCCTTTCGGTGGCCCACGCGGGACAGTCGGGCGAGACGTATGCCTTCAACCGCGAAGGAGTGATGATCACCAACAGTCGGTTCGACGAGCAGCTGAAAGAGAACGGGATGCTGCCGGACGAAGAGCATGTTCGATCGCTTCTCAATATCCAGATTCGCGATCCCGGTGTGAACCTGATGACAGGGAAACGGCCGGCGAAGCGGCGTTCGGAACAACCGCTGACTCAGATGGTCGCCCGCGCAATCGAAGGGGACGCCGGCGTTGATGTCAATGGCTATCGGGACTACCGGGGCGTGCCGGTCGTCGGCGCGTGGACATGGCTCCCCGATTATCAGATTGGCATGGCGACCGAGTTCGATGCCGCCGAGGCTTTTGGTCCCCTCAACTCAATCCGGACGGCGTTTGGAGTTCTGACTGGCCTGCTGATCGTGACCACACTCGGGCTCTGCGGTTTAACCTACTATGCGTCTCATCTCGATCTGAAGGTTCGCCAGGCCGCGATTGAATCCCGGCAACTCGGACAGTATTCCCTCGACGAGAAGCTCGGGGAAGGGGGGATGGGGGTCGTCTATCGGGCCCATCATCAGATGCTGCATCGCCCGACCGCGCTCAAACTGCTGCACGCCGAACGAACCGACGAACAGGCCTTGGTCCGCTTCGAACGAGAGGTCCAGCTGACCAGCCAGTTGACGCATCCCAATACGATCGCCATCTACGATTACGGCCATACTGCCGAAGGTGTCTTCTATTATGTGATGGAGTACCTCAACGGGTTCTCGCTCGACAGCCTGATCCAGAAGCACGGCCCGCAGGCGGAAGGTCGGGTGATCTACATTCTGCGTCAGCTCTGCGATTCGCTTTCCGAAGCTCATCAACTCGGGATGATTCATCGCGACGTGAAGCCGGCCAATATCATGCTGACGCAATACGGCGGCCTGCACGATTTCGTGAAGCTGCTCGACTTCGGTCTCGTCAAGCCGCGTGATGCGGATCAGAACACGACGCTGGCCGGCTCGCTGACCGGGACACCTCTTTATCTGTCCCCCGAAGCGATCCGCCACGAACCGCTCGACGCTCGCAGCGACCTGTATGCGGTCGGAGCGGTCGGGTACTTCCTGCTCACCGGCACGACCGTTTTCGAGGGACGAAGCATCGTCGACGTCTGCAACGACCATGTGAAGACAACGCCAGAAAAACCGTCCGCACGACTCGGCCGGACCATCGACGAGGACCTGGAACGACTGATCCTCAGCTGCCTCGAGAAACAGAAAGCAGACCGCCCGGAATCCGCAGCCGTGCTTGAACAGGAGCTGGCAAGTTGCCAGTCCGCTGGAAGCTGGACACGGTCCTCGGCGAAAACCTGGTGGCAGACCAACATCGGTGACGGGCAGAGTCCGGCGGAAGCGTCGCCGAGCAGAACGTCCCCCGAAGCGACGATCATCGCCTCCCCCACGGACGAAGGCTTTCTGCGATCGACGTCGTGA